The following is a genomic window from Thioclava electrotropha.
GCTTCTCACAGATCCTTGGCCGAGCCGTCGGCCTGTCCGGCAATCCAGTATCCTGCCGCCTTCAGCCATTCCTTCGGATGACCGCGGGCGGTCAGGTCGTCGCGCAGAGCGCGGGGGACGCTGGCGTCGGCGGCGATCCAGACAAATGTCCGCGGCATTCGCGCGATGCGCCGAGAGCGCGACGTGATCCGAAGTCCTTTCGAATGCGCCCGTCGCTCTTGAGCAGGCGCCACCCCTTGCGTCCTGTCGACGAACCCGGTCCCCCTATAGGGATCGCTGTGCTTCGGGGTAATAGGTCCAGGCTATGAACCGGCTTGTCTTCTGCCCCTGAGCCATTTCGACGACTCTGGACTCGGCAACCCTCGCTTTGCGAAGCAGTCTGGAAATTGGCTGCAGGTTGTCTTTCTTCGACACCAGAGAGGTAAACCACAGGCATTGATCGGCGACGTCCATGCTCTGCTCGATCATTCTGGCGATGAAGCCGATCTCGCCACCGGGGCACCAGAGTTCGGCGTTCTGGCCGCCGAAATTGAGTTTCTTCGAGTGACCTTTTCCCAAATTCCGCCACTTGCGCTGGGTGCCTTTGTCCGCCTGCTCGACGGACGCATGAAACGGCGGATTACACAGGGTGACATGGAAGATGTCGTCGGGACCGATCACGCCGTCGAAGATGTCCTCGGGATCAGTCTGGCGTCTGAGCTCGATGTTCAGACCGTTGCGGTCGCAAATCTCCGCTGCCGACTTGATCGACACCGGATCGATATCGACGCCGGTGAACTCCCAGCCATATTCATGCTGACCGGTCAGCGGGTAGACGAGGCTGGCGCCGGTCCCTATG
Proteins encoded in this region:
- a CDS encoding SIP domain-containing protein, translating into MPRTFVWIAADASVPRALRDDLTARGHPKEWLKAAGYWIAGQADGSAKDL
- the rlmF gene encoding 23S rRNA (adenine(1618)-N(6))-methyltransferase RlmF, which translates into the protein MATKPMLHPRNQHRAGYDFERLIVQTPELEAFTTRNPRGRMTIDFSDVDAVRMLNRALLRTHYDIDFWDIPATYLCPPIPGRVDYIHYLADLLAECNDHEIPHGREIKALDIGTGASLVYPLTGQHEYGWEFTGVDIDPVSIKSAAEICDRNGLNIELRRQTDPEDIFDGVIGPDDIFHVTLCNPPFHASVEQADKGTQRKWRNLGKGHSKKLNFGGQNAELWCPGGEIGFIARMIEQSMDVADQCLWFTSLVSKKDNLQPISRLLRKARVAESRVVEMAQGQKTSRFIAWTYYPEAQRSL